In Solanum lycopersicum chromosome 3, SLM_r2.1, the genomic stretch AGGCTTACACTTACCCTCCTCAGACCAGACCCCATTCTTTGAAATTAGTAACTGTCTTCTTCTATTGTGTAGCCGAAGAAAGCTTCAAATATGCCGTGAATGAAGAATGAGCTGTGAAGTCTCCTTTTGGTATATTTAGCTTAGAACTTCATCAACATTTGTTGTAGCTATCATGGGGTATAATTACTTAACgactttattttattcaaacgCTCTTGTGCTGAACACATTAATGTATAATTACCTTAACTGTGCATTCTTCATCAATGAATAGAAAAAGCACTTAGTTGAACTTGCAGATGGCTTACTACATTAACATAAGTTACTCTATTGTATACTGATACGATTAATCTATAATGGGATACGATAATTTAGAGAGTGCACTACGTTTAATTTTAGCATATCCCTGATAACCCCATTCCGTTCCCCAGCTGTTTTTCACCGAACAGAAATCAACACCCTCCTCTTCACCATATCCTACAATTAACATTGCATGTTTTCCAACTACTTGTCCTTCAGTTTTCTTCTGTCTCACTTGAGCAATTTCATGTTCTGTTGGTCCCATGTACACTCCCTGTATATATGttaaaaacaatcaaaatataaacCCATATCTTCTAAGTAAGCTAAGAGaataatgaacaaaaattttGTACTCCCTTCCTCCTATTTTTGTGTAACACCCTTTGTCTTGACACgatgtttaagaaaaaaaaaggaagatttttgaaatttttggttCAAAACAATATGTGGTTGAGATTCATTCTGCTAAGAGTAAGATgagaattttaaagtttttagattattttctaAGTACAGTAAGATGACATTCTTTTCGAGACAGACTATATAAAGGAAAAAGTGTCATGTGATCGAGGGAGTATTACTTCACCTTTCCACGATGTAGTTGAAGACTTGTAACATGAAGAGCAGCACATGTAATAGGTTGTTGTCGAATCAACTTTTCTATGatttccttttctcttttgcCTTTTCTTCCAACTCCTTGATCAATTCATATACTCTTTGAAATCCATTTATCTTTATAGCTCTctacataaatattataaatttttaatatcatGAGTACGTTCTAATTACTACTGGTAAATTGAATGATGATATACCTACCATTTCAGTCTGGCATTCACATTTACCCCTCTCCTCCATAAAAGGGTATTTAGTTTCTAACGTTATACCATAATCCATAGCAAACTTGTATGCCTTGTTATATGAACATGGAAAACATTCCTTCTCTCCCAAATCAGCAAAATACGAAGGCTTTTTATATTTGGTGTACATACAATCAATCAACTGTTGCTTTGAGAGCGAAACAATCTCTCTTTTATTCTTAAGGGCATATGCTGCCGTAATAGCTTCTGTTGATGTGAATGCCCAACAACAACCTTCACATAAAGAGGAACTATTTGTTATTATGAGTTCATATTTGAAACTAgtaatactataaaaaaaaaaaaaaactgaaagaTACGTACAACAATGACCTTGATTATCAATCCCAAGAAGACATTTTCTTCCCACCCATCGAAATTTAATATTCTGAGTATTTGGAAAACAATATCTAAGTCAGCCAAAAGTttgaacaaatttaaaaaaacatcaattaattcATCGATATCATGTACCTCCTTGAAGAAATCGTCTTTGCCCAGACGTTTAACTTCTGGTTTGGACCAGCTTGGTCGTGTAATGTGTACCTCTTCTTCTGGCGTCCTCTCTGTACTTGCCATCAAAACTATCAATGAAATGTCAATTTGTGTTAAGAATAGACTCATCGAGGTGAAATGATTTTTTAgccttttataattttttacacatAAGATATCTggaaaagtcatttctttgaGGACAAGAATCTCACTTTCTGTATGAAgattatatatgttattattaatgCTTAGTactttgttttaatttctttcatgAATGAAGCATTGCACTAAACAAAACgtaataaataaagagaaaattgtaGAAGACAAGTAGGAGAAATAATCAAACTTCGTCGTCTTGACAGTGGCTACTACTGATCTTCTTATGCACGCTATAATCTCCTTTACTATTCAGCTAGCTAAATTAGaagaataataacataatatatagaCACATCTCCAATGGCAGAGTCAGGATTTTTGACACATTTCCAATGGCAGAGTCAGGATTTTTGACACATCTCCAGTGACGGAGTCAGGATTTTTGTCAAgggtatttatattttaggacaaaatagaataatcaaaaacattaaagaaatcgcCACATTTTGAGCCCGAAACGCAGAGGTATTTTTGCACAACATTAACCGCTGGGTTATCAACCTTTATTTTATCAAGGTTGTTGAACAGTTAgtatatatctaaaaaaaaacaatatttagtatatatattcGATTTTTTTTTGACTAAGGTTATTCATCTGACCAACCTTGACGTGCCATAGCTCCACCCCTGCACATTTGTCCAATCTTTACATGTCATTGGTGAGAGGTGACAAATATCTCATGAAATTAAGTGCGTGAAAGCTTACCTGaacatcaagaaaaaaaaaagtaatacagTACGATAGTATAATATAGTAGAGAATAGTATTGAAAACACCTTTAAACTTGACACAAATTATTACTTTCATGCCCGAACTACTGACAATCTCAAAAACACTTCTTTATTTGACTAATTGAACTTAAATACACCCCGATCTTGTAATAAATGAAGTAAACCTCTAAATTTTCGTCAAGTTTAGGGATATATTTGACACTTCTCTCAGTTTTTTATCAAAAGTCTCATACTGTTACAAGAGTTTGAAATGACATAGTACATATATTGGATCCTAaacttaatttgaaattttaactttgacctccaacttttataatgcacaaataagaactttaactattcaacttttaaataaataaacacatgagtcctacatgacacaataatacacgtaggacaccacgtgggacaaaaaatgacatgtaggatgacatATAGAACATGTctatctatttgttcaactttatacaagtttaagtgtttatttgtgcacatccaaagttgggcataaatgtgatttaaagccaagttaaagggcacatttatgtattatgccgtTTGAAATCATTTGCTATGTGACTGATCATGATGTATCTAAGTTCTAGTCAAAGTAAACGAGTGTTTTTATGACCGAAAGTAATTTACTCCAAATTTAAAAACGTATTCAATACTTTATCTTTAATATAGTACCATTTTGGTGCTAAAATTTAATGCTCCGcaagttttattttcttttcagaGCTAGCGCCCTGGAATAATATGGTTCAGTATACTCAAATGGATAAACTGATTAACTTTTCCGCCTAAATCATTCTTCAATATAGGCCATTTTTCTGTTAAAATATTAATGCACGTACCAAGTTTTCTTCCAAATTATATATCtgcccaaaaaaataatttttcaagcAGAGTGGTAAAAGATTCacttttattaatgaattttcaaTGATGACTACAATTTCGATAGTAACTTTATTTTGAAGTTCGTTTGATAGGTGGTTAGAGTTATCCAACTATTAGTTATAGTGATTAGTTACTGGTGAATCATTAAATTTAAGTATTATGTATGTAGGTATTAGTTATGTGAAGGTAAAATAATACACAGATTTCTCATAATTTATACGTATATTAGTTATGCGACATtctaaatcatatattattataagcatgaagctcaaaacttaaaagttgaattactattttgcccctctaataaattaaaacttttataattttcatatatataatcttcttattcTCATTCCATAATcttgacctttcaaatttctaacacaaatataaataaaataaaaatgagtaattattcCTTATAgacaataaattaaagtagattcatgtatctttaaaattaaatttcatctctatttttttatatttattttaacaaagtagattcatgtataaaattaaatttcatctctatcttttttatatttattttaacaataattcatGTGACTTTTCACGTTTCCAAAATTTTgttctataaatttaacttttttcaagaaaattttttatttaccacTCCTACAATTCGTGTGTAAGAACTCTAAACATGTGAAATAATGTCACAATTTGAGGTGAAAGTTGTGAGATTCCCTTCTGCAGTCACGCGAATAgacaaaaattcaattattgAAGCATCGGAGCTTGATGTGTTAGTTCTATACTTATTTGTAGTAAGAATTATAATAAGACTTTTTTGTCTCTCTTCATatagttgaattcttgttttatTAGCAAGTTGctctaaattcatatttgtattttgtatgctCAAATATTCAGTTTCACTAtagagacaaaaataaaatgaaatgccTAATTATCTTGCTCAtctgtatctttttttttttttacttcgtacttataattttacatatacattaattttcatctttaagaatgaatgtgataaaataggatgtttactcttttcttttctttttatggaaaaaaaaggtgaaacatataatattagattaatgGTGGATAAGTTAGGtatgaagagaaaattaaattttatataaaaatagtagttGTTCATAAATATTctgattttcaaaatataaataataaaactttttacgtcatagttttaaatatttatagttaacgaattagtttaaagtgtttgtggataaaaatttaatacaatactTTAAACacattcattataattatcaGGAGATTCAAAAGGCAAAGTAAAAAAGTTGAAATGTTTTGTTTTCCTTTCATTCAAAGTTAATCTTACACTATTTCTTCTAACATTATTCTACCAGTAAAACGGAACTATcgagaaatttaatttagatagttgttatttttcCGTTTTGCTTTGTaaacttatttttgaattataaacgaagtttattttattaatttttcatattattatttcgaTGCATTCACTAGGAGGTCAGAAAATTGGAGTGTCACAATTAGTAGTAAAACAAAGTAAGGAATCTCAAttagacatattttattatttagtaatattatcttttaagaaataatatactCATGGGTGAATTTTTATACAGGAACAATTTATTTCCTATCTATATAATCTATCTACGAAACATCGTATGATCATACTATGTTTTTGATATGTATACATGAATAACTTATATATTTCCTATCTACTTATCAAACGTTGTATAAGTGATCATAATATACTTTTGATGTATGCACTAAAGAAAAAAGTTTTGTTTGATAActgaattaaatataataacaaatttCTTATCTACACACCAAACGTCATATAAGTAATATGTTTTTGATACGTGCACTAAGTgcaaaagtttaaaaaaaaaaaaaaacttccgACCTGCCGGATTCGAACCAGCGACCTAAGGATTAACTGTGGTACACCGTCTACAGTCCTCCGCTCTACCAACTGAGCTAAGGTCGGATTTATTTTCAGTTCTCTTTAACTTTGTTAGAATTGTTCTTGTTTGATGCCCTTTTATACTGGCCAAAACTCACAAGGTTGTCCTCCATTCATACTAATTTATGTCAAATTTGCgtattaacaataatataattttgtatgtttttttttgcagttttttcataattcaaaataagtgaattagagcatgtttggatgagcttaaaagctggtcaaactgattTAAAAGTCAGTTTTTGTGCTTATTTGAGTGTTTGACAATTATCCAGGGGtacttttttttcaacttaaaaacGACTTATTTTAAGCTAAAAGCTAAGTGAGGAGTATATTGACCAAGTAtattacctttttgcccttaattctttattgttattattatcattgtattattattgttattattataataataataataattattatattattattattattatattattattattattattattatgttattatattatcatattattattatattattgttattattattactattattattattattattaatttgtgatgataaagaaatatgtgaatgataggaAATGTTATTACTTATGGatgtaaaacataaattaattttattttaatttttttaagggtaaaaatcttaaattaattaactttttatcatgttaacaTCTTTAAGGGTACTTCAGACATTTTAATAAACAAAAGTGTTTACCATAACTTATTtgtcaaacacatcaacaactttttttttaactacaACACTTTTACCCAAACACATaaacaattcatttattttgaaatgaaggagtttttatttttttttatttttttaaaaaaaaatcatgtccaaTCACACTGTCATAACAATTCAGCACATTTAAGGACATTGCGTCATGCCTTATTTGCATAATGAGTGAGGAACCAAAGGTGGCCTATAGAACAATCAATTTGATGCATCATcagttatataaaatttaaagaaataaacacACGAAGTAGACAAacaacatctactatatatacatgtataatatACGCAAATAATTTCAACTTTGTATATACAATGTAGTTTTGCACTCAGAGGGGTTCGAGTTCGCCCTTGCTGACTACTGTCGTAGTTCAACTATTAAGTAATCAAGTTCACATAAAAATGGACTGAAGAGAACCAAGAAATATACAGCATATATAGGCCTGGAAAGTTATACTATAAACTAGTGAACTTGGAACTGCGTTATGCATATACAACAAATCAACAGTTAAGAGTTGCATATTTATTCTACTAGTATTTTGCCTTTCATGTTTGGACCAAACAGAAAAGGCACATAATTAGTTGATATCTTTACATTGAGGTTAGTGGAAGTTGATGAGATCACCTATGTCTTTGAGACTTCCTTTTCCATCGTGTCATTTAGCGCGGTCTGGGGATACCTTCCTTCGTTATCAAGCTCCATTGATCCTCTGTAGCAAATTCAGGGTGAGAATCCTAGCAGTGGTGTTCTAACTGTGAAATTTTTCATGTCTAAATGCTGTATAGAGGGCCTTCGtagttgagaaacaaagaaataGCGAACTAGCTAAGAAACATGATAACTGCTACGCCTCAATTCCAAACTAGTCGAGAACTAGCTTAGTACCGGGAGGAAAAAGTCATACCTTTTTCTTCATATTCCTCATTTGCTTGCCTTGAGCAGTTGATCTTCTTATCATGGACATCTTTATACCAGTGTCTACATTTTGAATACTACTTGACATTATCTGTTGAGTCATGAAagttcaaatgcatcaaacctaTAATCATCTAATTCGTTGGAGGTCATAGTACGCAATAATTTCTTTACTAGAGATAtagactatattatgttttgattcTCGCTATTCAGATTGATATGTTTTTAAGTTTTGAACTAGAGGAAGCTAGTCTTGTAGAGTGAAGCCAAACCTAAATGGTACCTCACAATATGGACGATATTTCCCTTGTATGCGCGGAAATAAGGTTTGTATCCACAAGTAAGGTAGAGACTTCATTTTCTGCTCAACCTCATAACGCATTCCTTCCTCAGCCTCAAACATCTGTGCAACAGCTTCCATTGTTGAAATATCCTCAGTAACAAAGAGGCTGCAGCTACTTCCACACAGACAGTTGAAAGTTTCAAAATCTGCATAATTAAGTTTGTTTGGTTTAAGAAACAGGATATGGAAATTGGAGGACTGGAAAATGAAATGATCAAATGGTGTGCTCAATAAGTGCAACAAGTTTACATCCTATGGCCATCGAGCTATCACAAAGTGTTGCATGTAAATCGGATTGCAATTTTCTTAACAAAATTTAGACATTACTGCAACAGTACCATGAAAAAGGCATATGGGACCAGCGAAACATTTGCACTCAAGGTATGCCACATAACAGATTCGTTTGCAAAGGATGCAGGTAAATGACCCTCGAGGTTTTGAACACATTTTAAGAGAAGTTCTCAACTTCTCCAAGCACCAGCGGGCACGGTGGTATGATCTCAATAGGCATGAAAATGAAGTCATTACACAACGAACATCGATTAAGTCTGATGTGCAATAAGGTCTGCTGGCTAAAGACTTTGAGAGAAGCATTGCTTCTGCACAGAGGAGCTCTTCATAAGGAATAATTGGCACCTTTCCAAGAAGAGCATAACGCTCACTAGCTGCAGCCCCAAATGGAAACCATTCACCAATTGCAAAATTCACAGCCTCACCACAGTTAAAGCCTGCAGGAACCATAAATATTAGTTGTATGAGCAAAGTAATATCCTTCATATTATTTATGGTCATTTCAAGTGACTTATCAAGATCTAACCATGACTAAATCCTGAATGGTATGCTCTAGGGAAGGTAATGACAAACTCTCCTGGCATTTGCACAGCCTTGTAAACCGGGACACCATATTGTAGCAAAATCTTTGGAGAAACCATAGTTGTTCTCTCTTGAAGAATATTAAAAGCTCCATTGACCCCATTTTCTGATAGGATTTCCTCATTATAAACGCGATGCCTGATAAAATTCTCAAACTGAAGAGCTTCATGACCAGGAACTCCATACCAAGTTTTGGCAGCCCCACAGTGATGATAGTTAATGCTGAGAGGAAAAGGAGTAAGGAAAATGTACAGAAACTGAAGAGCTGAAACATCAAAGAGAATGTTGATAGTATGACTTGCCTATAGAGATAATGATCCTCTACGTGCCAAGCGAACATACTAAATAGCATCCCAATGTACAGCATGGGGTCTGTTACTCCctgaaacaaataaatatatcaaaacgaCAAAACCATTGAAGCATTTTTCTGTTATTCTGCATTGTTCCCAAAATGTACAATCATACACTACCGGTATTTCATTAACAAGCAAGCGTAAGGTGGATCTTTGCAGCCGAGGAAGTATCTGCACAGAGAACAATGATTTGATATTGGATGAAAAGGCTAAGGTGTACTAATCATGGTATTTGCAAATCTTATGCTTCGACACAAAAGAAACTCAATGAAATTAGAATATCTTTATGCAATACTGCTAAGAAATTCCTATAACTAGAGACAGCAACACTGATAGACAGTGCTTGAGCACAGAAAACTATCATGACAAACAGTAAAATATGAACTTCTGATGCATCAATAAGCTTAGGATGCAGTCCGTCATAGACAACGAAGAAAGATGATAACATAAGACAGAATGATGTAAAGCTAGCAGCAAAAGTATAAGCAGAACCTTGAAATTCCATTTGCTACTTCCAAGAGGATCACTGAAAGTGCTTGAGAAGGCACTACCATCTATATTAATCCCATACTCAACCGTCCCTCTCTTTGCAACTGTCATTTCTTTCCAGAATTCCTTTTCCACATATGCAGGAGGAAGGCATCCAGATATACAGTATCTTCGAGCAGTTGCCTTGTTTGCCATTATCTCAAAATCACGAATAGTATAATTTCTGAAATGTAAACAAGACACTTGAAGCAAATGATCATACAAGATCCAACTTATAAGTAGCAAGACCATGTCAAAAATGAGATACACTGTGATAGCAGCGGTTTATGCTGCAGTAAATGTGGCCATCATTTTTTGACAGTATTTGCATATCTAAAGCTATTACTGGACatcactaataatataataccTTCCTCTCATGAAGAAGGTGATCATATCGTTGTTATTCCATTCAGCAAGTCGCAGAGGTTGCAGCTTAGTGGTAAACTTAAAACGTTTTTGCTCTTTCATCAACACTACTCCTGCCGGAGCAGAAGATCCTAAGGGAGAGACAATCTTACAAATGCCTGAAATTCAATACAGTTCTGGTCAATCAGCCGAGGATGGATGAAAGAAGTATGACAATTACCACAGCACAATGCAAGAAGCAATACGAATTCAACTTAACCATTGTATGTTCAGAAAAAGACAGTATAGTGAATGAATCAAAAGAGACTTATTTAATTGTTCAGGTTCCTAGAGCTATTATCAGGTTTATGAGAATATCTATAACGACAAATCCCAAAAAGCGGTAAACAAAGAGGAAACAAAAATGCTGTGATCTGATAGTGCCTATATCAGAAGTAGGAAACATAACATTAGAAGCCTAAACTTTACTCCTTCCATCTCAAGCGTAAGCGCCTTTTGCTTATTGATGGTCAGTTTGATGATTTCTGATAGCTAATTTGaacaaaatagttattttttcaaaaaaataaaataaatagaaacaaaGTACTATTCTCTAAATATATCAAGAGAAAGTTTCCAATTTTCAGTGGTACCATATTTTGATGCTTCGGGAGCAATTTTCTGCACATATACCAAAGGATCCTCAAACTCTTCCTTAGATGGACGATATACTGGGCACTCTTTAATCGTATCGGTCCAATCAAATTCATCCATACTAATCTGAGCAGCGGCCTTCGTTTTTTGAGAAACTTTTCCATGAGAAGGGCCATGAAGATAAGGTTTCTTCAATCTTCTTGCAGATCCTTTTTTTGTTACTTTCTCAACAACATTCAGAACATCTTTCTTACGCTTAAATTTTTCTGGTACTCTTTTTTCACAAGATAAACGATCCCCTGCTTCAGCCTGCAGAGAAAGCCTCATAACAGTTAAAATACGAACATTTATGCGAAAATTCTGATTCTTATTACAAcgaattttcagaaaaaaatgaCAGGAAGTACAATGGAGTcgatttttttacttataatcTGTATCATTCCTGATCAAAAGTGAGAAAAAACaagttatgtttaaaaaatgaacaaacataaactcaaaatctgtagtaaaatgaaataattttgaaCGAATTGCTAAAGAAATCAGAAAGAAGGCAAGCTATCTGATGAATTTGCTGAAAATGCCAATGCCGCATACCATATGAGCGTTCTTCGCATCGAAtttgtagagagagaaaaagacgCTGAAGAAGGTAACGAGAGAAATCTCACCGCCCGCCCTTTTGAAGATTTGAAAATGGATAAAACGTTACAGTTCGTTGGCTATTTATACCTTTGCATTTGGGCATACCggaacccgacccgacccgtgAAAAACTATTGCATTTTCAGGTAAAAATGCAATTTACTGCCTTTGGgggatttctatttttattttgaacttCTAAATaaaacagtttttttttttggctactACTTAAAAGAACttataattatctatttttttaatattagataATTTTATTCTGCAAAACACTCAGctatctaattttatttttaaaaagaaaaacacttttgggattatattattatgatattgaaaGGAACTAGTTtagtgttattttttatttttaagtgatattttattatttcatgatTAGTTGtctgtatatatattttttcatttattccaTCTGCATAATATTAGGagattcataaaattaataattatgtaCAATTACTGACGGTTCtgttctttcatattatttattcttattttattacacCCTTTAAAAGTTCataaataagaagaatattttcactaatttattttttaacccTTTTTTATATGAGATTTCTAAAACAAACAATGGCGGGAGAATTCAGACTACACCAACCTTTCTCTGAaatagagaaagaagaaaaatttatacaggAGCGCAAGGAACTCCTTATAAGGTTCTGGAAAAAACTTCCAACAGACACTCCACTCAGGGAAGCAGAGCTCAGACTTACtttatttacttttacttagcatgtttgaatttgagatatttattaagaaaatagtgATTGACATGACTATTTTATCACATGTTTATTAAGTCTTGAAAAACAATATGAggaataatttattaatattaattataaaacatgaagaaaaaaaattcttgatattCACTATCGAAATTTGAACCCTTCGTATAATATATGAAAGATCGAGAGCTCTTCAAGTCGTTGGACTGAACTCGAAATTATAAAACTATAACAAATCCTTTTGAAtcaattgaattataatttaacaaatattatttaaatcaattgaattataattgaattactATACTGACATACTGCAATCGATCCTTACCACCAACAACCTATCTCCACCATTACAATTAGCATCACCGTCAACTATCAACAACACCGTCGATCAATCACCACACATTCTTTAATCACTACCATAATATCAACAACACCATCATAACTATCAATCGCAACTAGTATGTCAGTCATTACTACAACATTAACCACCTCCACCATTACTATCCATAACACTAACCATCACTATAAAACCATCCCCGTCATCTAACGAACACAAATATTagtagtatatatttttattaaataataatttaagtttaattactatttatatttgatatatttattattttacaaaatatacGCACacattgaattttgaaaaaaacacGAACAATATTTCTAATCATTTACCAAATAGGAGTAatgcaaatatataattttgacttagaatcattttattttcttttttaaaaagaaaagaaaagaatcagTGGCGGGTAAGGGAGTGAGGATCCGCGTGATTAGCTGAACgaactttttcaaaatttgaaaaacagaGGCCAAGACGGTTTCTCTTACCTTATTATCTCAAAACTCCCAATCATCAAAATCAGAGAGTGACGGCACGCGAACCGATGCTGATTTTTCtatcacaaaaataaaacaaaattaaaaatgaaaaaaatatatacacgCGTAACATTTATGGTTTCTGGCTTACCTTCTGTTACGTTCTTCATCATTTGTattaatgatttgatttgatcAATTCACAGATCCGAAATTTCTGAATAATTTTAGCAGAGatttttaccatcttttatgcAATTGGAGTATTATTGCGAATAATTGTGATTCATTCATAATCTGGTGTAAGGCTTGATCAAAAAACAGAAGTTTTTAGATTTGGAATAGAGATTAGAGATCATGAGCGGAGATGCAGAACCGAAGCTTGACGATGATCAAATTGCGGAGCTTCGTGAGATTTTCCGGTCATTTGATAGGAACAATGACGGAAGCTTAACGCAGCTTGAACTTGGCTCGTTGCTTCGATCATTAGGATTAAAGCCGAGTAATGATCAATTGGAGGATTTAATCCAGAAGGCAGATAGGAACAGCAATGGATTGATTGAGTTTTCGGAATTTGTGGCTTTGGTTGCGCCGGAGCTTATATCGGCCAAGTGTCCGTACTCTGAGGAACAGCTGAAGAAGATTTTTCAGATGTTTGATAGGGACGGTAATGGTGTGATCACGGCGGCGGAGTTAGCGCATTCTATGGCTAAATTAGGACATGCACTTACACAAGAGGAGTTAACAGGGATGATCAAGGAAGCTGATAGAGATGGTGATGGTTGCATTAGCTTTGAGGAGTTTGCTCAGGCGATGACTTCCGCTGCATTCGATAATTCCTGGACATGAAACGCCTTTTCCTTTCTGGTCTGTGTCCACTTA encodes the following:
- the LOC101261796 gene encoding uncharacterized protein; amino-acid sequence: MTFPDILCVKNYKRLKNHFTSMSLFLTQIDISLIVLMASTERTPEEEVHITRPSWSKPEVKRLGKDDFFKENIKFRWVGRKCLLGIDNQGHCCCCWAFTSTEAITAAYALKNKREIVSLSKQQLIDCMYTKYKKPSYFADLGEKECFPCSYNKAYKFAMDYGITLETKYPFMEERGKCECQTEMRAIKINGFQRVYELIKELEEKAKEKRKS
- the LOC101251071 gene encoding lysine-specific demethylase JMJ13-like isoform X2, producing the protein MDEFDWTDTIKECPVYRPSKEEFEDPLVYVQKIAPEASKYGICKIVSPLGSSAPAGVVLMKEQKRFKFTTKLQPLRLAEWNNNDMITFFMRGRNYTIRDFEIMANKATARRYCISGCLPPAYVEKEFWKEMTVAKRGTVEYGINIDGSAFSSTFSDPLGSSKWNFKILPRLQRSTLRLLVNEIPGVTDPMLYIGMLFSMFAWHVEDHYLYSINYHHCGAAKTWYGVPGHEALQFENFIRHRVYNEEILSENGVNGAFNILQERTTMVSPKILLQYGVPVYKAVQMPGEFVITFPRAYHSGFSHGFNCGEAVNFAIGEWFPFGAAASERYALLGKVPIIPYEELLCAEAMLLSKSLASRPYCTSDLIDVRCVMTSFSCLLRSYHRARWCLEKLRTSLKMCSKPRGSFTCILCKRICYVAYLECKCFAGPICLFHDFETFNCLCGSSCSLFVTEDISTMEAVAQMFEAEEGMRYEVEQKMKSLPYLWIQTLFPRIQGKYRPYCEIMSSSIQNVDTGIKMSMIRRSTAQGKQMRNMKKKRINGA
- the LOC101251071 gene encoding lysine-specific demethylase JMJ13-like isoform X1, producing the protein MAEAGDRLSCEKRVPEKFKRKKDVLNVVEKVTKKGSARRLKKPYLHGPSHGKVSQKTKAAAQISMDEFDWTDTIKECPVYRPSKEEFEDPLVYVQKIAPEASKYGICKIVSPLGSSAPAGVVLMKEQKRFKFTTKLQPLRLAEWNNNDMITFFMRGRNYTIRDFEIMANKATARRYCISGCLPPAYVEKEFWKEMTVAKRGTVEYGINIDGSAFSSTFSDPLGSSKWNFKILPRLQRSTLRLLVNEIPGVTDPMLYIGMLFSMFAWHVEDHYLYSINYHHCGAAKTWYGVPGHEALQFENFIRHRVYNEEILSENGVNGAFNILQERTTMVSPKILLQYGVPVYKAVQMPGEFVITFPRAYHSGFSHGFNCGEAVNFAIGEWFPFGAAASERYALLGKVPIIPYEELLCAEAMLLSKSLASRPYCTSDLIDVRCVMTSFSCLLRSYHRARWCLEKLRTSLKMCSKPRGSFTCILCKRICYVAYLECKCFAGPICLFHDFETFNCLCGSSCSLFVTEDISTMEAVAQMFEAEEGMRYEVEQKMKSLPYLWIQTLFPRIQGKYRPYCEIMSSSIQNVDTGIKMSMIRRSTAQGKQMRNMKKKRINGA
- the LOC101243870 gene encoding probable calcium-binding protein CML18, coding for MSGDAEPKLDDDQIAELREIFRSFDRNNDGSLTQLELGSLLRSLGLKPSNDQLEDLIQKADRNSNGLIEFSEFVALVAPELISAKCPYSEEQLKKIFQMFDRDGNGVITAAELAHSMAKLGHALTQEELTGMIKEADRDGDGCISFEEFAQAMTSAAFDNSWT